The Punica granatum isolate Tunisia-2019 chromosome 4, ASM765513v2, whole genome shotgun sequence genome has a window encoding:
- the LOC116205189 gene encoding urease accessory protein G translates to MASSENTHHHNDHDHDHHHHHHHDHEHGHGDAGATSWVGPDGKVYHSHDGLAPHSHDPIYSPGFFSKRAPPLHSRDFNERAFTVGIGGPVGTGKTALMLVLCQLLRDKYSLAAVTNDIFTKEDGEFLVKHGALPEERILAVETGGCPHAAIREDISINLGPLEELSNLYKADLLLCESGGDNLAANFSRELADYIIYIIDVSGGDKIPRKGGPGITQADLLVINKTDLAAAVGADLMVMERDALRMRDGGPFVFAQVKHGVGVEDIVNHILQAWEAATGKKRR, encoded by the exons ATGGCTTCATCGGAGAACACCCATCACCACAATGACCATGACCACgaccatcatcatcaccatcaccatGACCACGAGCACGGCCATGGAGATGCAGGGGCGACGTCGTGGGTGGGCCCGGACGGGAAGGTGTACCATAGCCACGACGGCCTCGCACCTCACTCCCACGATCCCATCTACTCGCCGGGGTTCTTCAGCAAGAGGGCTCCCCCTCTTCATTCCCGGGATTTCAACGAGAGGGCGTTCACCGTCGGTATCGGTGGCCCTGTCGGGACTGG GAAAACGGCTTTGATGTTGGTTCTTTGTCAGTTGTTGAGAGACAAGTACAGTCTTGCCGCG GTGACGAATGACATATTCACAAAAGAGGATGGGGAGTTCTTGGTGAAACATGGGGCACTCCCTGAGGAAAGAATTCTCGCAGTCGAAACGGGAGGGTGCCCTCATGCTGCAATTCGTGAAGACATCAGCATTAACCTCGGACCTCTCGAGGAGCTCTCTAACTTGTACAAGGCAGACTTATTGCTCTGCGAATCGGGAGGAG ATAATTTGGCTGCAAACTTCAGCAGAGAGCTGGCAGactacattatatatataatcgatGTCTCTGGTGGTGATAAAATACCTCGGAAAGGAGGTCCTGGGATCACTCAAGCTGACCTTCTC GTGATAAACAAGACCGATCTTGCTGCAGCTGTTGGTGCTGACTTGATGGTCATGGAACGAGATGCACTCCGAATGCGAGATGGAGGGCCTTTTGTCTTTGCACAG
- the LOC116203891 gene encoding uncharacterized protein At2g34460, chloroplastic-like has product MATSLLFRSPLHHLHRRHQFGLAKPNAFSPSPTSSFSPPGKGRFLSLRSIKMQGMENTKKKVFVAGATGSTEKKIVDQLLARGFAVKAGVNDLKEAKSAFSLDNPSLQFVQVEVTDSSNELAKAIGDDTKAVVYATEVIKVDHFSTVNLIEACQKCGVDRFILISSIFLSFDAVEQISVHSDHISYHNLGEAFGAKQHMIRMSGINYTIIRPVGLRDDPPSGNIVMGPEDTLFKGSISRDQVAEVAVEALIHPESHYKIVEIVAEAEAPKRPFDELFRSIRRG; this is encoded by the exons ATGGCCACTTCGCTGCTCTTCAGAAGCCctcttcatcatcttcatcgtCGTCATCAATTCGGTCTCGCAAAACCAAACGCTTTCTCCCCTTCTCCTACTTCATCTTTCTCTCCACCTGGCAAGGGCAGGTTTCTCTCCCTCAGGTCCATTAAG ATGCAAGGGATGGAAAATACGAAGAAGAAAGTGTTTGTTGCTGGGGCAACAGGGAGCACTGAGAAGAAGATAGTTGATCAGCTGCTCGCGAGGGGTTTCGCAGTCAAGGCAGGGGTGAATGACTTGAAGGAGGCCAAGTCCGCTTTCTCTCTCGACAACCCGTCTCTTCAGTTT GTTCAGGTGGAGGTGACTGACTCCTCCAACGAGTTGGCAAAAGCAATTGGGGATGATACGAAGGCTGTGGTCTATGCCACCGAGGTTATTAAG GTTGACCATTTCAGCACAGTTAACCTCATTGAAGCTTGCCAGAAGTGTGGCGTCGATAGATTCATCCTCAtcagttcaatttttttaagttttgatGCAGTGGAACAAATTTCTGTTCATAGTGATCATATTTCCTACCATAATCTCGGTGAGGCCTTTGGGGCGAAGCAACATATGATCAGAATGTCAGGCATAAACTACACAATCATAAGGCCAGTCGGCCTCCGAGATGATCCCCCAAGTGGAAACATTGTTATGGGACCAGAG GACACTCTGTTCAAGGGTTCAATATCGAGGGATCAGGTTGCAGAAGTTGCCGTGGAGGCACTAATTCACCCCGAATCACATTACAAGATTGTTGAGATTGTTGCTGAAGCTGAAGCTCCGAAGAGGCCGTTTGACGAACTCTTTCGTTCCATTAGGCGAGGTTGA
- the LOC116203892 gene encoding urease accessory protein G-like, whose product MASSENIHHHHDHQQHAHGDAGATSWVDQDGRVYHSHDGLAQHSHVPIYSGFFSTRALPFHSRDYNERAFTVGIGGPDGPGKTALMLVLCQFLRDKYSLAAVTNDIFTKVDGEFLVKHEAIPQERIRPVETGGRPHAAIREDTCINLGPLEELSNLYKTDLLLCVSGGGLARLELMMMKKRASEQQRSGHSSPSAIPSPFIRSAPLPMPATKSSAITSRPHQLQMSRRKPSCRSQKARDVACAWNRTESIDG is encoded by the exons ATGGCTTCATCGGAGAACATCCATCACCACCATGACCACCAGCAGCACGCACATGGAGATGCAGGGGCAACGTCGTGGGTGGACCAGGACGGGAGGGTGTACCACAGCCACGACGGCCTCGCACAGCACTCCCATGTTCCCATCTACTCTGGCTTCTTCAGCACGAGGGCTCTCCCTTTTCATTCCCGGGATTATAACGAGAGGGCATTCACCGTTGGTATCGGTGGCCCTGACGGACCTGG GAAAACAGCTTTGATGTTGGTTCTTTGCCAATTCTTGAGAGACAAGTACAGTCTTGCCGCG GTGACGAATGATATATTCACAAAAGTGGATGGGGAGTTCTTGGTGAAACATGAGGCGATCCCTCAGGAAAGAATACGCCCAGTCGAAACGGGAGGGCGCCCTCATGCTGCAATCCGCGAAGACACCTGCATTAACCTTGGCCCTCTTGAGGAGCTCTCTAACTTGTACAAGACAGACTTGTTGCTCTGCGTATCGGGGGGAG gtttAGCGAGACTGgaattgatgatgatgaagaagagagcTTCTGAGCAGCAGCGGAGTGGCCATTCGAGTCCTTCCGCTATCCCCTCTCCATTCATTCGCTCTGCTCCCCTGCCAATGCCCGCCACAAAATCCTCCGCCATTACTAGTAGGCCACACCAGCTCCAAATGTCACGTCGCAAACCCTCATGCAGAAGCCAGAAAGCCCGGGACGTCGCTTGCGCGTGGAATAGAACTGAATCAATCGATGGCTGA
- the LOC116203894 gene encoding cytochrome b561 domain-containing protein At4g18260 isoform X1: MLLSHKNFRPGNYHKLNPKLESDIVIHGLLLWASMGFLMPMGILAAKMSGREENRLRGRGLFYVHVILQVVAVLVATAGAILSIKTFENSFNNYHQRIGLALYVAIWIQAIIGLSRPHRGTKKRTTWYFAHWILGTTISLLGIINIYSGIMAYHDKTSKRTWLWTVLFTAQVVLIAFLYLIIDKWDYLWKQGRPRSNRSSDQLPVISASDQALIVPGENQKQLMLLEPCGKRNALKNLFDS; the protein is encoded by the exons ATGCTGCTCTCTCACAAGAACTTTAGACCCGGAAACTATCACAAG CTCAATCCGAAGTTGGAATCTGATATAGTGATACACGGGCTTCTTCTCTGGGCTTCGATGGGTTTCTTGATGCCTATGGGGATACTCGCCGCAAAAATGTCCGGTCGAGAGGAAAACCGGCTGAGGGGCAGGGGTCTCTTCTATGTTCACGTAATTTTGCAG GTAGTTGCGGTGCTTGTGGCAACAGCAGGGGCAATTCTGTCCATAAAAACCTTTGAGAATTCATTCAACAACTACCACCAAAGGATAGGCCTTGCTCTCTACGTTGCCATATGGATCCAAGCCATCATTGGCCTCTCGCGCCCTCATAG AGGTACTAAGAAAAGGACCACATGGTATTTTGCGCATTGGATACTCGGGACGACGATCTCACTCTTAGGCATCATCAACATCTACAGTGGCATCATGGCTTACCACGACAAGACGTCGAAAAGGACTTGGCTTTGGACTGTTCTTTTCACGGCACAGGTCGTTCTCATCGCCTTCCTCTACCTCATCATCGACAAGTGGGATTACTTGTGGAAGCAAGGAAGGCCTCGGAGCAACAGAAGCAGTGATCAACTGCCCGTGATCTCGGCCTCCGATCAAGCCCTGATTGTCCCAGGGGAGAACCAGAAGCAGCTCATGCTGCTCGAGCCCTGTGGCAAGAGGAATGCCCTCAAGAACTTGTTCGACAGCTAA
- the LOC116203894 gene encoding cytochrome b561 domain-containing protein At4g18260 isoform X2: MGFLMPMGILAAKMSGREENRLRGRGLFYVHVILQVVAVLVATAGAILSIKTFENSFNNYHQRIGLALYVAIWIQAIIGLSRPHRGTKKRTTWYFAHWILGTTISLLGIINIYSGIMAYHDKTSKRTWLWTVLFTAQVVLIAFLYLIIDKWDYLWKQGRPRSNRSSDQLPVISASDQALIVPGENQKQLMLLEPCGKRNALKNLFDS, encoded by the exons ATGGGTTTCTTGATGCCTATGGGGATACTCGCCGCAAAAATGTCCGGTCGAGAGGAAAACCGGCTGAGGGGCAGGGGTCTCTTCTATGTTCACGTAATTTTGCAG GTAGTTGCGGTGCTTGTGGCAACAGCAGGGGCAATTCTGTCCATAAAAACCTTTGAGAATTCATTCAACAACTACCACCAAAGGATAGGCCTTGCTCTCTACGTTGCCATATGGATCCAAGCCATCATTGGCCTCTCGCGCCCTCATAG AGGTACTAAGAAAAGGACCACATGGTATTTTGCGCATTGGATACTCGGGACGACGATCTCACTCTTAGGCATCATCAACATCTACAGTGGCATCATGGCTTACCACGACAAGACGTCGAAAAGGACTTGGCTTTGGACTGTTCTTTTCACGGCACAGGTCGTTCTCATCGCCTTCCTCTACCTCATCATCGACAAGTGGGATTACTTGTGGAAGCAAGGAAGGCCTCGGAGCAACAGAAGCAGTGATCAACTGCCCGTGATCTCGGCCTCCGATCAAGCCCTGATTGTCCCAGGGGAGAACCAGAAGCAGCTCATGCTGCTCGAGCCCTGTGGCAAGAGGAATGCCCTCAAGAACTTGTTCGACAGCTAA
- the LOC116202220 gene encoding 60S ribosomal protein L18a-like — translation MVTFRFHQYQVVGRALPTEGDEHPKIYRMKLWATNEVRAKSKFWYFLRKLKKVKKSNGQVLAINEIFEKNPTKIDNYGIWLRYQSRTGYHNMYKEYRDTTLNGAVEQMYTEMASRHRVRFPCIQIIKTATVPAKLCKRESTKQFHNSKIKFPLVFRKVRPPTRKLKTTYKASRPNLFM, via the exons ATGGTCACCTTCAGA TTTCATCAGTACCAGGTGGTGGGCAGAGCTCTGCCGACGGAAGGCGATGAGCATCCGaagatttaccgcatgaagcTGTGGGCCACCAATGAGGTCCGCGCTAAATCCAAGTTCTG GTACTTCCTGAGGAAGCTgaagaaggtgaagaagaGCAATGGGCAGGTGCTCGCCATCAATGAG ATCTTTGAGAAGAACCCGACAAAGATCGACAACTATGGGATATGGTTGAGGTACCAGAGTAGGACAGGTTATCATAATATGTACAAGGAGTACCGTGATACCACGTTGAATGGTGCTGTTGAGCAGATGTACACCGAGATGGCCTCACGCCACAGGGTCAGGTTCCCATGCATTCAGATCATTAAGACTGCCACTGTCCCGGCGAAGCTCTGTAAGAGAGAGAGCACCAAGCAATTCCATAACTCGAAGATCAAATTCCCTCTCGTGTTCAGGAAGGTTAGGCCACCGACCAGGAAGTTGAAGACTACCTACAAGGCCTCGAGGCCCAACTTGTTCATGTAA
- the LOC116206147 gene encoding uncharacterized protein LOC116206147 — protein sequence MVRRSCRGAKWVSLVVLIFALFATILGEDGLISNGDFETPPAGGFSSEGVADGPTSIPSWRSNGTVELVQSGQRQGGMILVVPEGTHAVRLGNDAEISQELTLEKGAMYSVTFSAARTCAQLESLNVSIPPASHSIDLQTLYNIQGWDPYAVSFEVEDDRTKLVFKNPGMEDDPTCGPIIDDIAIKKLFTPDRPKDNAVVNGDFEEGPWMFRNTTLGVLLPTNLDEEISSLPGWIVESNRAVRYIDSYHFSVPQGKRAVELLSGKEGIISQMVETKADKDYQLTFSLGHANDKCKQPLAVMAFAGDQAQNIHYAPNSNSTFQGATVNFTAKAERTRVAFYSVYYNTRTDDMSSLCGPVVDDVRVWFSAAWRNAYGGLFGVGIGFWALLLVLV from the exons ATGGTGCGAAGAAGTTGTAGAGGAGCCAAATGGGTCTCCCTCGTCGTCCTTATCTTTGCTCTGTTTGCAACCATCTTGGGAGAAGACG GTTTGATATCGAATGGTGATTTCGAGACGCCTCCAGCAGGAGGCTTCTCGAGCGAGGGAGTGGCGGACGGCCCCACATCGATCCCCAGCTGGAGATCGAATGGCACCGTGGAGCTCGTCCAGTCGGGGCAGAGGCAGGGCGGAATGATCCTGGTCGTGCCCGAGGGGACACACGCTGTGAGGCTGGGGAACGACGCGGAGATCAGCCAGGAGCTGACGTTGGAGAAGGGGGCCATGTACTCCGTCACGTTCAGTGCAGCCCGCACTTGCGCTCAGCTGGAGTCGCTCAACGTGTCGATTCCGCCAGCATCCCATAGCATAGACCTGCAGACCCTGTATAACATCCAGGGTTGGGATCCCTATGCCGTGTCCTTCGAGGTAGAGGATGATCGGACGAAGCTTGTTTTCAAGAACCCAGGCATGGAGGATGACCCCACCTGTGGCCCGATCATCGATGACATTGCCATCAAGAAGCTCTTCACTCCCGATCGGCCTAAAG ATAATGCTGTGGTCAATGGTGACTTCGAAGAAGGCCCGTGGATGTTCCGGAACACCACGCTTGGTGTCCTCCTCCCGACGAACCTCGACGAGGAGATATCATCATTGCCCGGTTGGATCGTGGAATCTAACCGTGCAGTCCGTTACATTGACTCATACCACTTCTCTGTCCCTCAGGGCAAACGTGCTGTTGAGCTTCTCTCAGGCAAGGAAGGCATCATCTCCCAGATGGTTGAGACAAAGGCCGACAAAGACTACCAACTGACCTTCTCGCTCGGGCACGCAAACGACAAATGCAAGCAGCCTCTTGCAGTCATGGCATTTGCCGGGGACCAAGCCCAGAACATCCACTACGCGCCGAACTCGAACTCGACCTTCCAGGGCGCGACTGTGAATTTCACGGCAAAGGCCGAGAGGACACGGGTTGCTTTCTACAGCGTGTACTACAACACAAGGACCGATGACATGAGCTCGCTTTGTGGGCCGGTGGTGGACGATGTGCGGGTTTGGTTCTCGGCGGCCTGGAGGAATGCATATGGAGGGTTATTTGGAGTAGGGATTGGGTTCTGGGCGCTTCTTTTGGTTTTGGTTTAG
- the LOC116202509 gene encoding prefoldin subunit 6, which yields MGRAALAGFKTPSPVPKKEEEEASKQGGRERRGMASSAAFRELQRDLESKANELSKLQKEIASHHQRRKTYTIQLGENELVQKELDLLNEGANVYKLIGPVLVKQDLAEANANVRKRIEYMTGELKRLDAILQDLEEKQNSKKEGILKLQHRLQSLQAGKAKA from the exons ATGGGCCGTGCTGCTTTGGCGGGTTTCAAGACTCCATCTCCAGTTccgaagaaggaagaagaagaagcaagcAAGCAGGGAGGGAGGGAGCGGAGAGGGATGGCTTCTTCAGCGGCGTTTCGGGAATTGCAGAGGGACCTCGAGAGCAAAGCCAACGAGCTCAGCAAGCTCCAGAAAG AGATTGCTTCGCATCACCAGAGGAGGAAGACCTACACGATCCAGCTCGGGGAGAACGAGCTCGTACAAAAG GAGTTGGATTTACTAAATGAAGGAGCGAATGTGTACAAATTGATCGGTCCGGTGCTGGTAAAGCAGGATTTGGCTGAGGCGAATGCGAATGTGCGGAAAAGAATCGAGTACATGACTGGTGAACT AAAGCGTCTTGATGCGATCCTACAAGATTTGGAAGAGAAACAAAATAGCAAGAAAGAAGGG ATCTTGAAGTTGCAGCACAGGCTTCAATCGCTGCAGGCAGGGAAAGCAAAGGCGTAA